One Thermoplasma volcanium GSS1 genomic window carries:
- a CDS encoding penicillin acylase family protein has product MRIKLTRLVITLVILIVLLFSMFTSIGPLPPLAKILNPSTGIFSAPSKDSSYSYIPGAENISIQYNGQKYTVLVFKQADGFIGVASNNSNAVFYEQGYLEAQYRLEELDFLKRTALGNLSAVVGQTTLSTDILMRELQFYNTAVEEYQNLPKTSFTYESLHAFVSGINAYIQNLTYSKLPILFKILNYEPHKWNVTDVLAVQQLFLWENSAGGFDPVYFNIALEKMPESLIKAIYPAYPAGIQHPIVPYNLNPSVYNETGDISNLSLYTPSFNVTYSLSASSSALISFYDSAQNGYLEASRLFTGNDMNLKISYSVFHDFGSNDWAVNGIKTHNTSALLANDPHLTTSLPPIWMGFQLVAPGMNVIGVTFPGFPGVILGHNPYLAWGATNGQIQETYFYAEETSSQHPNSYFFNGSWIKFKIENETIQVKGSKPYFMKIYVAKNGVVVENSSSSPIAIDWTGFMPTYEITFFLHIDRAQSVSQFRQNLTQYFKVAIQNWAVADSRGNIGIFPYGLYPIVERGNPRGILPGTGQYDWMGFVPVSQLPYLYDPQNGFVFSDNQITVSPNYPYYIGWDYESGYRADEAYTLLNSTWDFNSKDMEMIQLNVHDFTTDIFLHPLLKAMDYYGLSGTEAYHSLEAWNGDMLVNSTAATIYYYWIRDFVNDTFMPYMQHYGINESDGLYQVSFFLGSDDYYHGPLIEDLVNWTLTDPNINYFNNPVTGQKRNESQVMAEAMNQTLAYMTKKYGPYSTSWEWGNIHKRYLSSFFGINAMNSAELPAAGDGNTLNAAYGTISDFGPSWRMVVNMSHPVTSVGIYPGGISENPLSPYYDNTFVAWNNGQYYTLISSKAPEQFFYLYRGGEVP; this is encoded by the coding sequence ATGCGAATCAAGTTAACAAGGCTCGTTATAACGTTAGTTATACTGATAGTTTTGCTATTTTCCATGTTCACATCTATAGGCCCACTGCCACCTTTGGCGAAGATACTTAATCCGTCTACAGGTATCTTTTCAGCTCCATCAAAGGATTCCTCATACAGTTATATCCCCGGAGCTGAGAATATCTCTATACAGTATAATGGCCAGAAATACACGGTTCTCGTGTTTAAACAGGCTGACGGGTTCATAGGAGTCGCATCCAATAATTCAAATGCAGTGTTCTATGAACAAGGATACCTAGAAGCACAATACAGGCTTGAAGAACTTGACTTTCTTAAAAGAACGGCTCTTGGTAACCTTTCTGCTGTTGTTGGTCAAACCACGCTAAGTACAGACATCCTGATGAGAGAACTGCAATTTTACAATACAGCAGTCGAAGAATACCAGAACCTGCCGAAGACATCCTTTACGTATGAATCGCTCCATGCCTTTGTTTCCGGAATAAATGCGTACATTCAAAACCTAACTTACTCTAAACTGCCGATATTGTTCAAAATATTGAATTATGAGCCGCACAAGTGGAACGTAACCGACGTGCTTGCAGTTCAGCAGTTATTTTTATGGGAAAACAGCGCGGGTGGATTTGATCCTGTCTATTTTAACATTGCCTTAGAAAAAATGCCTGAAAGCTTAATAAAAGCCATTTATCCAGCATATCCCGCGGGAATACAGCATCCGATAGTTCCGTACAACCTGAATCCAAGTGTATATAACGAAACTGGAGATATTTCCAACCTATCCCTCTACACTCCAAGCTTCAATGTAACTTATTCTTTATCTGCTTCATCCAGTGCTCTCATCTCATTCTACGATTCTGCCCAAAATGGATATTTAGAGGCTTCTAGGCTCTTTACTGGCAACGATATGAATTTGAAGATTTCCTACTCAGTTTTCCACGATTTCGGAAGCAACGACTGGGCAGTAAATGGCATCAAGACGCATAACACATCTGCTCTTTTAGCAAATGATCCACACCTAACAACATCTTTGCCGCCTATATGGATGGGTTTCCAGCTGGTAGCGCCTGGAATGAACGTTATAGGTGTGACATTTCCAGGTTTTCCAGGCGTCATTCTTGGGCACAACCCCTACTTAGCGTGGGGTGCAACAAATGGGCAAATACAAGAAACGTACTTCTATGCTGAAGAAACATCTTCCCAGCATCCAAACAGTTATTTCTTCAATGGATCATGGATAAAATTCAAGATTGAAAATGAAACAATACAGGTAAAAGGTTCAAAACCCTACTTTATGAAAATTTATGTAGCCAAGAATGGTGTTGTAGTCGAGAACAGTTCTTCATCACCCATAGCTATAGACTGGACTGGGTTTATGCCTACTTACGAAATAACTTTCTTCCTCCATATCGACAGAGCGCAAAGCGTATCGCAATTCAGACAGAATCTCACTCAATACTTCAAAGTAGCGATACAAAACTGGGCTGTAGCCGATTCTCGCGGGAATATAGGGATATTCCCTTACGGATTGTATCCTATAGTTGAGAGAGGAAACCCAAGGGGAATACTTCCAGGTACTGGTCAGTATGACTGGATGGGGTTCGTGCCAGTATCACAGTTGCCCTATTTATACGATCCGCAGAATGGCTTCGTATTTTCCGACAACCAGATAACCGTATCTCCAAATTATCCCTATTATATAGGCTGGGACTATGAATCAGGATACAGAGCCGATGAAGCGTATACGCTTCTTAACTCCACATGGGATTTCAATTCAAAAGATATGGAAATGATACAGCTTAACGTACATGATTTTACGACGGATATATTCCTGCACCCATTGCTAAAGGCAATGGACTACTACGGGCTTTCTGGAACCGAGGCATACCATTCGCTTGAAGCCTGGAATGGGGACATGTTGGTAAACTCAACAGCCGCGACCATATACTACTACTGGATTAGGGATTTCGTTAACGATACTTTCATGCCGTATATGCAGCACTATGGCATAAATGAAAGTGACGGATTATACCAGGTATCCTTCTTCCTTGGGAGTGATGATTATTACCATGGGCCACTGATAGAAGACCTTGTAAATTGGACTTTAACAGATCCTAATATAAATTACTTCAATAATCCTGTTACAGGACAAAAAAGAAATGAATCTCAGGTAATGGCAGAAGCAATGAACCAAACGCTCGCATATATGACTAAGAAATATGGGCCGTACTCTACAAGTTGGGAATGGGGCAACATACATAAAAGGTACTTGTCCAGCTTCTTCGGAATAAACGCCATGAACTCCGCTGAATTGCCAGCCGCAGGCGATGGAAATACACTGAACGCCGCCTATGGAACGATCTCTGATTTTGGCCCATCTTGGAGGATGGTTGTTAATATGAGCCACCCAGTAACATCCGTTGGGATATATCCAGGCGGCATATCCGAAAACCCGCTTTCTCCATACTACGACAACACTTTTGTGGCGTGGAATAACGGGCAGTACTATACTCTGATAAGCAGCAAAGCACCAGAGCAATTCTTTTATTTATACCGTGGGGGTGAGGTTCCTTGA
- a CDS encoding SHOCT domain-containing protein: protein MDKFVNRILWILIGLIAVVVVLSLIPIGIYGVGYRGPYFGMMGLPYYGMYFFMPIMAAISILVIILFIYLIAGAFHDGSIMSDENSRATEILKERYAKGEISEEEYRKKLDELKK, encoded by the coding sequence ATGGATAAGTTTGTAAATAGGATATTGTGGATATTGATCGGATTGATAGCAGTAGTTGTAGTTTTGAGTCTAATACCGATTGGCATTTATGGTGTAGGATATAGGGGGCCATACTTTGGGATGATGGGCCTTCCATATTACGGAATGTACTTTTTTATGCCCATAATGGCCGCAATTTCCATACTTGTTATCATACTTTTCATCTATCTTATAGCTGGAGCTTTTCACGATGGAAGTATTATGTCAGATGAAAATTCTAGGGCAACAGAGATATTGAAGGAAAGGTACGCAAAGGGAGAGATATCTGAAGAGGAATACAGAAAAAAGCTAGACGAATTAAAGAAATAA
- a CDS encoding helix-turn-helix transcriptional regulator: protein MNSKLDDGDARYDNSRLILFAVIAVFSIIVLSITSSMMVMTIEIGYKINALEYLEYFIVILVNALMLGLSLNMIFKRYRFVVYPKLAAGIENTVSGNLLLKDNEKLIVSILEKHGGIVLQNVLVRESGLSAPTVSRILFSLENYGLIERQRKGMTNEIRLKVDNIKF from the coding sequence ATGAATAGCAAACTGGATGATGGAGACGCACGATACGATAATAGTAGGCTCATTCTATTTGCAGTAATAGCTGTATTTTCGATAATAGTACTTTCCATAACTTCCTCAATGATGGTCATGACTATAGAGATAGGGTACAAAATTAATGCCCTAGAATATCTAGAGTATTTTATCGTGATACTCGTCAATGCCCTAATGCTTGGCTTGTCGTTAAATATGATATTTAAAAGGTACAGATTTGTTGTCTACCCAAAATTAGCTGCAGGTATAGAAAATACCGTATCAGGAAATTTATTACTCAAAGATAATGAGAAATTGATAGTCTCTATACTCGAGAAACATGGCGGGATAGTTTTGCAGAACGTACTAGTTCGAGAATCTGGTCTTTCAGCGCCTACTGTTTCTCGTATACTCTTTTCTCTAGAGAACTACGGCTTAATCGAGAGGCAAAGAAAAGGGATGACAAACGAGATCAGGTTAAAGGTGGATAACATAAAGTTTTGA
- a CDS encoding tetratricopeptide repeat protein → MFKDEKTPDEYAEEARSDIAAGNYAEAIEKIDKAIDKEPRNPSLHLIRADALYRQGNYSSAIEELNFTEHMDKNNPELFSLKSICYGSMGDFKRSKEEADKAIKADQSYPFAYYNRAAALRGLGDVDGAEKDFRKYIEMQPSDPDPHYDLAEIYFEKKDYKKAMEEVKAVLRNDKSNEKAYDLKLQIHLATNDGEGYFKALLEAFKNTENFKYIGTLTDGLIGIGSYDTAEDILKQFIKVYEKEPYLYDLLARTYDQEGKAKEADETYNTLLRLNNSRESHIYWFDYLLDSGRYDDLLSEIEKSGFKDEEILEIEYIAQDASGKHEEALKTAGELVKMDQTPYSRSLYATQLRKLGKLEDALTYLGSGDQDSDEVQFEKFNILLEMGNHSLAMESLKNSITASDDDEERLGHLITGISSAISKADFNTVNNFLDGLKMPEEEENIAVYALKGIVSGIFESYSKGKDMLIGLDEDRDNVCDFASYLANLMQGKASEFLNKFIEENCKKPEE, encoded by the coding sequence ATGTTTAAAGACGAAAAAACGCCAGATGAATACGCAGAAGAAGCCAGATCCGACATAGCTGCTGGAAACTATGCAGAGGCTATAGAAAAAATAGACAAAGCTATAGATAAGGAGCCAAGGAATCCTTCTCTGCACCTGATTCGGGCAGATGCACTATACAGGCAAGGTAACTATTCTAGCGCTATAGAAGAACTCAATTTTACAGAACATATGGACAAGAACAATCCCGAGTTATTTTCCCTTAAGAGCATATGTTATGGTTCAATGGGTGATTTTAAGAGGTCAAAAGAAGAGGCCGACAAAGCAATAAAGGCAGATCAAAGTTATCCCTTTGCTTACTATAACCGCGCAGCTGCACTCAGGGGGCTTGGAGATGTTGATGGAGCAGAAAAAGATTTTCGAAAATACATAGAAATGCAGCCAAGTGACCCAGATCCTCACTACGATCTCGCAGAAATATACTTTGAAAAAAAAGATTATAAAAAAGCTATGGAAGAGGTAAAAGCAGTCCTAAGAAATGATAAGAGCAATGAAAAAGCCTATGACCTGAAGCTCCAAATCCATCTTGCGACAAATGACGGAGAGGGGTACTTCAAAGCACTTCTTGAAGCTTTCAAAAACACAGAGAATTTCAAATACATAGGAACGCTGACTGACGGGCTGATAGGCATAGGGTCGTACGATACTGCAGAGGACATATTGAAGCAGTTTATAAAAGTCTATGAAAAAGAGCCGTATTTGTACGATCTGCTTGCGAGAACTTACGATCAGGAGGGAAAAGCAAAGGAGGCAGATGAAACTTACAATACGCTTCTTCGCCTTAACAATAGCAGAGAATCCCACATCTATTGGTTCGACTACTTGCTTGATTCTGGCAGATATGACGATCTGCTGTCCGAAATTGAAAAATCAGGATTCAAAGATGAAGAGATTCTTGAAATAGAGTATATTGCCCAAGATGCTTCTGGAAAACACGAAGAAGCTCTGAAAACTGCTGGCGAACTCGTAAAAATGGATCAAACACCGTATTCACGAAGCCTATATGCAACGCAGCTAAGAAAACTTGGCAAATTAGAGGATGCGTTGACATATTTGGGATCTGGTGACCAAGATAGCGATGAAGTTCAATTCGAAAAGTTTAACATATTACTTGAAATGGGAAATCATTCCTTAGCTATGGAATCTCTTAAGAATTCTATAACTGCATCTGATGATGATGAAGAGAGATTAGGACATTTAATAACCGGTATATCGTCCGCAATATCCAAAGCAGATTTTAACACTGTAAACAATTTCCTTGACGGCCTCAAAATGCCGGAAGAAGAAGAGAATATAGCGGTATACGCCCTCAAAGGCATAGTTTCCGGTATATTCGAGAGCTATTCTAAAGGCAAGGATATGCTTATCGGATTGGACGAGGATAGAGATAACGTTTGTGACTTCGCTTCATACTTGGCAAATCTCATGCAAGGAAAGGCAAGTGAATTCTTGAATAAATTTATTGAAGAAAACTGCAAAAAGCCTGAAGAATAA
- a CDS encoding NAD(P)/FAD-dependent oxidoreductase has product MMTNPKVIILGGRFGGLQTAYELKRYLKGKIDIKLIERNRYIYFRPALPHVAIGLENPDDLRIDISEALSAKGIEYIQGTVTRIDPAKNTVEYNKEGAGPSKEKYDYLVIALGSHLATELITGFEKFGSSVCEADLALSMWNKLNAFKGGNITLGSAKFIQDNKNRPTNNPDAYAPLLESACEGPVYEMSIMLYDYFKAKGMLDKVKMTVYSPGKYLSDLSETNRATVAAMYKGMDIDIVDNFVLKEVTEKEVISEDGKRLPSDLSFILPPYMGQQMVKDAGLGDEAGFVLTDTNMKSVKYDNVYAVGDINALIVPKMAALAVKSARIAAANIANNLGNKVPIEVYDPKIVCIADDPYGKYAVAIVDSTAYGGNISEAVPSAANHLKKSLFTRYFLWSKGDLAMDKYLTSW; this is encoded by the coding sequence ATGATGACAAACCCAAAGGTTATAATACTTGGCGGTAGGTTCGGAGGCCTGCAGACGGCCTATGAACTGAAACGATATCTCAAAGGCAAAATAGATATTAAGCTAATAGAAAGAAATCGGTATATATATTTTCGGCCTGCATTGCCACACGTGGCCATAGGGCTTGAAAACCCTGATGATCTAAGGATTGATATATCTGAGGCACTCTCTGCTAAAGGCATTGAGTACATTCAGGGGACTGTTACACGTATAGATCCTGCAAAAAATACAGTAGAGTACAACAAGGAAGGTGCTGGGCCTTCCAAAGAAAAATACGACTACCTAGTAATTGCTTTAGGATCGCATTTAGCTACAGAGCTTATAACAGGTTTCGAAAAATTCGGTTCTAGCGTATGCGAAGCTGATCTAGCGCTAAGTATGTGGAATAAACTCAATGCCTTTAAGGGAGGGAATATAACGCTTGGATCTGCTAAATTCATACAGGACAACAAGAACAGGCCAACAAACAACCCGGATGCCTATGCTCCTCTTTTAGAATCGGCTTGTGAAGGCCCTGTATACGAGATGTCGATCATGCTTTACGACTACTTCAAGGCTAAGGGAATGCTAGACAAGGTCAAAATGACAGTTTATTCGCCTGGCAAATATTTGAGCGATCTATCGGAGACAAATAGAGCAACAGTAGCTGCAATGTATAAGGGTATGGACATAGATATCGTAGACAACTTCGTGCTCAAGGAAGTTACGGAGAAAGAGGTTATCAGCGAGGATGGGAAGAGGCTTCCATCAGATCTCAGTTTTATATTGCCACCATACATGGGCCAACAAATGGTCAAGGATGCAGGACTTGGAGATGAGGCTGGTTTCGTATTAACAGATACAAACATGAAATCCGTAAAGTATGACAACGTATACGCAGTAGGAGATATAAACGCATTGATCGTTCCGAAGATGGCGGCCCTTGCTGTAAAATCTGCAAGAATAGCAGCTGCAAACATAGCCAACAATCTCGGAAATAAAGTTCCAATAGAAGTCTACGATCCCAAAATTGTATGCATAGCAGATGATCCTTATGGAAAATATGCTGTGGCAATTGTAGATTCAACGGCATATGGAGGGAATATATCAGAAGCAGTCCCATCAGCTGCAAATCACCTTAAAAAGAGCTTGTTCACAAGGTACTTTTTGTGGAGCAAGGGAGACCTTGCTATGGATAAATATTTAACGAGCTGGTAA
- a CDS encoding 30S ribosomal protein S15, which yields MARMHTRKRGKSGSKKVYGVEPNWVQYSKDEILNIAVDLKKSGMTSSVVGIRLRDQYGVPTVKAIFGKKLNKLLAEKGIRDEIPEDLNSLIKRYNNVAKHVELNPKDHSNKRGRDLIMAKMLRLVRYYKRTGVLDQKWNLSKVLR from the coding sequence ATGGCAAGAATGCATACAAGAAAAAGAGGAAAATCTGGTTCCAAAAAGGTCTATGGGGTGGAGCCAAATTGGGTCCAATATAGCAAGGATGAGATCCTGAATATTGCAGTTGACTTAAAGAAAAGTGGAATGACATCCTCTGTTGTAGGAATAAGGCTGAGGGATCAATACGGTGTCCCGACGGTTAAAGCTATATTTGGTAAAAAACTCAATAAATTGCTTGCAGAAAAGGGGATAAGAGACGAGATTCCTGAAGATTTAAACAGCCTTATAAAGAGGTACAACAACGTTGCAAAACATGTAGAACTAAACCCAAAGGATCATAGCAATAAGCGGGGAAGAGACTTAATAATGGCAAAAATGCTCAGGCTTGTTAGGTATTATAAAAGAACTGGAGTCCTAGACCAAAAATGGAATTTGAGTAAAGTACTAAGATGA
- a CDS encoding single-stranded-DNA-specific exonuclease RecJ produces MIDDILPASMVDKYRQALDLIKESKYLKIITHYDGDGTSSAIILTSMAKRMGKKFHLTYVKDLSQNGIRPLLSDDLVIFADAGSDQLRFFPDAENIIVLDHHFYQKSNYKALNINARDFGYDGTRGACGSTMAYIMALIANEENADLFPFFMSGLIADKQDLGGISGLNQVIIDAYGFKYKKERTINLEAQSMLDSITYSTDPFFEGLTGYPDKVKTFLADIEISPDATLNEINEEQKKKLANALSTLLLKQRVGLEALAYIENDIYYFDELGYNSKQLSSIVDGNGKMGQNSVPVAYFLGYQSFKDEMEKNWKMFKTKLIDYVYRAKSELFPGKNVSYFYAPESEMAGAISGILMLYLADQTRPVIGFSVGKEDTKVSSRGTRKQVNRGLNLSIVMREASQAVGGTGGGHDIAAGAVIPKGREMQFLEIADKIVGTQLGQKNETVLN; encoded by the coding sequence ATGATAGACGACATATTGCCTGCCAGTATGGTAGACAAGTACCGCCAGGCTCTCGATCTTATTAAAGAATCGAAATACTTGAAAATAATAACACATTATGACGGCGATGGGACTAGTTCGGCCATAATCTTAACAAGTATGGCCAAAAGAATGGGTAAGAAATTCCATTTGACATACGTTAAAGACCTAAGCCAAAATGGAATAAGACCATTATTGAGTGATGACCTAGTAATTTTTGCCGATGCTGGTTCCGACCAATTAAGATTTTTTCCTGACGCTGAGAATATAATCGTGCTTGACCACCACTTTTATCAGAAATCTAATTATAAGGCACTAAATATAAATGCGAGAGACTTCGGCTACGACGGCACAAGAGGCGCTTGTGGCTCTACAATGGCATATATCATGGCACTTATAGCGAACGAAGAAAACGCAGACCTATTTCCTTTCTTCATGTCAGGTTTAATAGCGGATAAGCAGGACCTTGGGGGTATCTCTGGGTTAAACCAGGTAATCATCGATGCCTATGGATTTAAATATAAAAAAGAAAGAACAATAAATTTAGAAGCACAATCGATGCTGGATTCAATCACATATTCAACTGATCCCTTTTTTGAGGGTCTTACCGGCTATCCTGACAAGGTAAAAACCTTTCTGGCGGACATTGAAATTAGCCCAGACGCAACGCTCAATGAAATTAATGAAGAGCAGAAAAAGAAGCTAGCAAATGCACTCTCTACTCTTCTGCTAAAACAAAGAGTTGGACTGGAGGCATTGGCATACATCGAAAACGATATTTATTACTTCGATGAACTTGGATATAATTCTAAACAGCTTTCATCAATAGTTGATGGAAATGGCAAGATGGGCCAGAATTCAGTACCAGTAGCGTATTTCCTAGGATATCAAAGTTTCAAAGACGAAATGGAGAAGAATTGGAAAATGTTCAAGACAAAATTGATCGATTATGTGTACAGAGCTAAATCCGAACTTTTCCCAGGCAAAAATGTTTCTTACTTTTATGCCCCAGAATCTGAAATGGCTGGTGCAATCTCTGGTATATTAATGCTGTATTTAGCCGACCAGACTAGGCCAGTAATAGGTTTCAGCGTGGGGAAGGAGGATACAAAGGTTTCCTCTCGTGGCACTAGAAAACAAGTAAATAGAGGGTTAAACCTCTCCATCGTTATGCGGGAAGCTAGCCAGGCAGTCGGAGGGACTGGTGGCGGACATGATATTGCTGCAGGCGCAGTTATTCCTAAAGGCCGAGAAATGCAGTTTTTAGAGATTGCAGACAAAATCGTTGGTACGCAGCTTGGGCAAAAAAACGAAACAGTTCTTAATTAG
- a CDS encoding CARDB domain-containing protein gives MKSKYIVYSVALIFALLMVLSSVGSNAATAPFYTSSIKYPSDVGAGQSFNVTIVSTANFANYNFTVYFAGTNLTGISPTSTIHHYSANNPMYTFSMVAPSVPQTLYLYVVTSAKFDGIQYNYTQTISIDVVSPVYFHVELKNPTSYPIYNITATFYVDGIPVAAKTVPKIMPGSTVEVNVTYVNPNFAHGSHTLIVKINNPNIKIDGNSNYITTSFYYGSPPNYDWIFYVFAVVLGVMIIMVMGSGRRASQPKWKRTKK, from the coding sequence ATGAAGAGCAAGTACATCGTCTATTCAGTTGCACTTATATTTGCGCTCTTAATGGTACTGTCAAGTGTAGGATCAAATGCTGCTACTGCTCCATTTTATACCTCCAGCATAAAATATCCATCAGATGTGGGGGCTGGGCAATCTTTTAACGTCACTATTGTTAGCACAGCTAACTTCGCTAACTACAATTTTACAGTTTATTTCGCCGGAACAAATCTTACTGGGATAAGTCCTACAAGCACTATACATCATTATTCAGCAAACAATCCGATGTATACCTTCAGTATGGTCGCCCCGTCTGTACCTCAAACTTTATATCTGTATGTAGTTACTTCTGCCAAATTTGACGGCATTCAATATAACTACACTCAGACCATTTCTATCGACGTTGTTAGTCCAGTATACTTTCACGTAGAACTCAAAAACCCAACCTCATATCCTATATATAATATAACTGCCACATTTTACGTTGATGGCATTCCGGTAGCCGCAAAAACTGTTCCCAAAATAATGCCTGGCTCAACTGTTGAGGTCAATGTAACATATGTAAACCCCAATTTTGCACATGGCAGCCACACTTTGATAGTTAAGATTAACAATCCAAATATAAAGATAGATGGAAACAGCAATTACATAACGACATCATTCTATTATGGAAGTCCTCCAAACTACGACTGGATATTCTACGTATTTGCTGTAGTCTTGGGAGTTATGATAATCATGGTTATGGGCTCCGGCAGAAGAGCCTCACAGCCTAAGTGGAAGAGAACCAAAAAGTAA